The genome window TATTGCAATGTCAATGATTTTGTATCGAGTGAGTCAGTGATGTGAACAGGTAGTTGTGCCATCCAGGCAGCAGCACTTATGTTTGTATATGTCTGTTTTGACTGTGcacgcgtgcatgtgtgtgtgtgtgtgtgtgtgtgtgtgtgtgtgtgtgtgtgtgtgtgtgtgtgtgtgtgtgtgtgtgtgtgtacacaagtgGGAAAGTTACAGTTGGCgagagtgtgcacacacacacttttacaagaTCTATATACATGTGTCAAGTGTATAAATTAGTGTTCTTTgtacatctgtgtgtctgtgtgtgtgtgtgtgcgtgtgtgtgtgtgtgtgtgtgtgggggtcaAAAAAATGAAGCGACCTCTCTCGCAGTGTCATTAGTTGTCAGCTTGCCCGGCTGTGAAGAGGATTCTCTGGTCAGTTCTGGCCAGCTTAGCAGGCGGCTCCAGAGACTCCTCTCCCAGGACGGCCGCGTCTGATTGAAGGGACAGCTCCTGACCTTCGTcgtcgctctcctcctcctcttcctcttcctcttctggcATAGACAAATGTAAAGGAGTTGTTTACAAACAATGCTCGAAGCGTGACGGTCGTTAGTTAAAGATACCGATACTTTGTTCCTCTACTTAAGTACAAAGTTCACATAGCTGTACTttgctttgttatttatatttctagaaatttgtacttttactccactacatttgctctaactatctttgttacttgttactaccaagtaaaatcagaagaagaagaagagttggtaatggcctgtatttatatagagcttttctagtctttacACTATAGCTTTGTTATTCACCCAttaacacactgcaacatggtgTCTTGCttaaggacacatatagactagcggGGCCAGGAATTGGacacacaaccttccagttgaaagacaactcgccctaccactgagctaccatggctcaatcctaactcctcactttaaTACTTCAAcctctaccaaagtcatttcctgggaacatacttgtacttttactcaagtgtccctttaaggtactttatacaagactggttaAAGATATGGTGCAGAGTGGAAATACCTTTGTCGGGATCCAGGTGGTTTAGACCCCGGCCCAGACTTGCAAACTAATAGCAAAAAAGGGAAAGTGTTAGTACTGCAAATACGGTTTATGCAGTTTACTTCAGTGTGTGTaattgtgatgaaaatgtcaccTCTCCCATGACAGCAATGGGGGTTTCTCCTTTAGCCTGGGCCACTCTGTGCTCTATCAGGTAGTACATGTACTCGTCGTAGAGTAGGCGGATCAGGTGAAAGGAGCCAAAACTGGCTGCACTGCGCAGGGTCAAATCTCTGATGACCATGGAACTGAAGAGCAGAGATGGTGAGAAGGAAGAAACTGTTAACACATGTATCATGTAACTGTGGCACGGTTTGGTCTAACCACAAACAGGTCCTCTGTGAGAAATATGAGTCAAGAGCACAGCACTGATTTTAATGTTCCATCTTAGTCATTTGTTTACCTTATTTCAGCTAAAAATGTGAAGTTTAACTGACGTGAACGGATGACTCTTTTcagttttctctttctgtccaCTTAACAACTTAGTCATAACTTAGAGAAAGAGAACTCTGGTTGGTTTCATTATATGTATGCGTCAAGGTAACAAATTAGTTCCACTCTGTTTTTGTAAAGGGGAACATTGACTCATAGCATTAAAGCCTTGGTTCCTCCTCTGAAGGAATTGCTTGGCCACAATCTTTTCTGCCTATTAAAGGAGCAAAGACTGTTCCTGACTAAAAGAGTCTTTATGAGCTGCGGCAGCACTTACACACACGCCATCCTTGAACCTAACACATTTCTTACACtgtatgagaaaaaaaacaaaaaaaaactagagaTCAAATGCATTCTCAGATGAAATCTGAGACAAGAGTTTGCAAGAAAAAGGAGCACGAGTGAAAACAAACGAGAAACCACAAAGGGAAACTAAACCACCACAGTTACATCTGTAATAGTTTAGATTACAGTACATTAACAAGATGTTTATAGTATGATCGCACGTGTGCAATAGGGAGGCactattatttcattattcatatTTCTAAGGCAATGTCCAACTTGGAAACTGTGTGGCAATAAAGAGATAAAgagaattattattagtaatcaGTAATATCATTGCATGTTATATCCAAAGTAATGTGTGACGATAATGagattttcaattttctaccatCTGTGAAAATACCTTCACATAAAAATGCTTGGTTATCTGTTTAACATTCTTTTCAATTCTGGATAAATGACTGTGAATAATTTGCACATTATAAAGCTGAATTAAAATCTCCCATATGTTGTTAGTGCCAAGCTATTAGTTGATTACTATAGAAATAAGATGGCTTTATCATAATATTACTTTGCTATTTCAAACATTACGATTCTCATATTGATACCATGTTGTTCCTGTATTGCAATATAACATTAAATCTGTtggataatttaaaaaaatgttatcatctTCACATCGCATGCAATCTCGTGCAAATGACCCATCCCACCTGTAAAAGGACCACTTGAGCAGGAAGAGCTTGGCAGCTTTGGGGAAGGCTGGGCTGTGCTGGTAGGGCTTCAGGACCTGGGAGACCACACCGTCCAGCCACGCGGCCCACTGCTCCAGAgagttctgctgctgcagggtcAACTTGAAATCCTGCTCCAGCCGCTGGACAACGCGGTCTTCACACCGGCACACCCACGACGCCTGCTCCTGAAAGATGGATTTAACCAGGTTAGTCCCATTAAGATCAAGGCTCTCATTGACCAAAGACACCGGGCCAAGTTAGAGGCGGCACAGTTACAGTAAAAGCCAGAACACAGAGattaacaatattaaaacatgCTCATGTAAAACACTTGCACACAGACAACCTGGACTCCAAAATCCTCACCAAAGTTTTAAACGTCTTCAGGGTTACTAGCTTTTAAAGTTAAAGAATTAGGTGCCAAAAACCTAAATGCTTTCTTTCCCAGTTTAATTCAAACTTTAAGAACATCAACTCCCAACATGCCCAAAGAACAAAGATTCTGATTTCCAAGAACATGGGTATGAAGGACAAACCAGTGATTGAGgcgacaaacacacagtgacaaccATTTCATTGTCGAGCAGAGTTCACAGTGGtgagtaaaataataatcacacatCATGAATGGTCTTAAATTAAGAATCCTAAATTTAAGATGCAGATACCAACTCAAGAttccttgttgtttttggaaaacaagaacaagaaaatgcgttttgttttgtctgcagtTACAACAAGTTTCCGATGCCAAAGCTGTTGTTGTAGATACCAAGAGGCCTTAGCACTAGTATAGTGTATACTAGTGCTAAGGCCTTTGATCATGAGAACAAACAAGGTGTGAAATTACACGTTTTGTATCACACcttctcctttcttcttcttcacctcctctctgACGGACTGGGGTTGTATCTCTGTTCCACGTTTCTGCCTAGCACCTGGTGGCTGGAGTTGACAGACTCTGATTGGACTCTTTAAAGAGTTCACGAATAGTGACTGGCGACTACTGATCGCACATTGAACTGGTGCTTGATGGCAAATGAGAAATTGGGCTGCAAATCTTGTAATGTGAATTAGGCTTAAAGAGTAGCAGGGAATTTGGACAGGATATGCTTCACACAGAAGACTGAAGGCACACGCTGCCAGCCAAAGATTGGTGTTTCTGAGAAACAACTcaactgtgggttttttttacatttcctggTGAGGGAAGTCACATAAAGGCTGACACATGAgctaacaaaaacatgtaaaccaCAAGCTACAGCAGAAATCTCTGCAACAAACACTGAACATCATGTGAGGTGACAGTGTACAGCATTTAGAGACTTAACCAACCTGGACGTTAGCAAAGTCGACACGGTTGAGGTCAGAGAGCATCTGGTTGATCTGGGCCGTGTTCTGCAGAACAGCACGTGCTGCCTGGGCGAGGTGGTTCAGACTGGTGTAGCGACGCAGTGTCTGAGCAAATGCGTTGGCTGAAGTCACCTGAGAGAGCACAGTGAGGAAAATGGTGGAAGTGAAAAATGAGTGCTTAAGCCTTATTGAAGTGAGGGTGTGTGTCGCTGATTGTACATCACAAGTAGGGCTGGGTattgattaaaacaaatgtcaacATGAATATAGATATGGAATTCGACACTGATTTCTGAATGATACTTTTTCATCTTCATCTACTTATTCCGTGTACTATTAAGTATTAATTCAATTTGTTGTATCACTTTCTAGACACTTTCTTATCTTTATTCACAAAACAAGCACCAGCTTGCaccatttattaattttaaaatttttttttttttttactcaaccACAGTACTGTGTTTGCACTTCTGGTTAGATGCTGACTGAAACGTGTCTGTCCGTACACGTACTCACCACAATGACAATGAAGTTGAgtctgatctaatctaatctaatctaaaaacaccacaaacacataATGCGGCCTGTCTTCTCTTCACCTTTGGCGCACAAGCTTTGTCTGTGGTCATGACAAGCATGGCTAGATCTCAGTCAGAGCACATGCTGCAAGATAAATATACCATATATAACAAATATACGAACTATACTAAAATTTGAAATTTATATTGAATTCCATATCAGGTGACACAGAGGAAGTTCATTGAATGCCATAAAAGGATTAAAGTCTGGCGCCCAATTTTCAATCCTCTATTAATCAACATGACCCTGTATTTTCACAGAATATTTGCTCGGAATAGACTGTTTTCTATTAACAACTAtgatttactaaaaaaaaaaaaaatcagcatacCTTCATAAAGGCTAACCTGTGAGCCTAAACCAATTTGCTCCAGTGTGGCTTCAATAACATTGAACCAGctaagaggtaaaaaaaaagagcagtgtACCTTAATGCGGACCATTTCTTCTGGGATGTTCATCATAGCATTGGTCAGCCAGCTCTCCAGGCTCTTGGCAAAGTTGCGGATGGCTTGAGTTAAGGCACCTGGGGGGGGGCAGGAGGAAGtagagacaaaaacatgtcaaactggGTAGTAGCAGTAGCTGACCAGTCAGTGGGTGCACTGTATCTGTATGGAAAACGTGTATGCACTTAAATTATAAACCTAATCCACTGGTCTAAATGTTTCAAtaatggtaataaaaaaaagaggaaaattcAAGTGGGATTAATTGTGTATTGTTCTCTCAATCTAATACAGGGGTGGCAACAGTTTTCTCCAGCAGGCCGTAAGTAAAGAGCATCAAAAACATCCACATATGAGATGACAACTCAGAGGTAGCTCCAGCAAGCtccatgtgtgtttaaaaataagtTCTTCTTAACAAAAGTTGTTTTTACCAGTTAAATCATTTTTGACGTGGAGATGCAGCAGTAAGAAGTGAAACCTTCAGTCTAGACTTTCCGTAACTCAAAATACTGAGCATCGTCTCATCTTACGTCCAGTAAAATCACTCATTAGTCAGGATGTGTTCAGAAATGTATGAGAGGGTAAACCCTGTGAGATGCACCAGCTCGTTTTCAAACCCTCATTTGATTCTTGGGGATGTATATTACCAAAggttcattattaaaaaaataaatgttctttcTTGTGGTCACTTTTGTAGCTGGAAGCTCGAggtgttttttatatattgaAACTTATTGCCGGATCTTACTGGGGATGGGTCTGAGGACATCAGGGATGAGGATCTCCACCAGGCCCTGGTACAGACTGTTGTCACAGTCACGGCTCCAGCGCAGCACAGGCTCGTACTTGCACAGCAACACCAGGCAGGACTTAGGCAGACGCTTCTCTGACTCATCATGACTGCAGAGACACACGCACGTTTGTGTTAAAAATAGTACTGCGATAGGATTCTTAATGTTTGCCTTCGTCACTTAATAACTCACACGGCCAAAGTGGCATCTCCAGCCTGACTCTGGCTGAACCTCCAGAAGGTTTTCCACAGCGTCTCCACCAGGGTAAACTGCAAGTTGACCATCACGTCCAGAATGGCCTGAAAGAGCGTGGTAAATGTATCTGAGCATGTACCAATTATAGGGACATCAGCTGGACTGACACACTGTGAGGAAAATTTTATTAGAATTAGGAATTATGTATTCATGGACTGTATTTAGATGAAATACTTTAAACCTGATGTTTCCCCAAAAGTTCCTTTTCCTGGCAAACTTCCAATacggttttatttttgtctgtatgtctgtgagcagcataactcaaaaacatGTAGGCTGTGGTGGATGGAGGCTGTGGTAAGAAAATGAGTATATTTTGGTGTTGGTCTGGAAAATAATCCAGGAttcaggatttctttttttaagaacagTTTTTAACTGGGGAGTGTTTTGACACTATGGGAAACCGAGCAGACTTTGTGGAGGTTTGCATGCTGTAGTTTCATTTCTATTGGCCCTCTGTTAACCCAATGGCAGAAGAAGAGAAATACTCAACCTCATAAACATGCAGTGGCGCCAGTCGACTAGTTACCTCACAGTGTTCTCTGTACAGCAGCTGAAAGCTCTTTATGTGCTCCAGTTCGATTCCCTCTGGCAGAGACTTCCCCTGGAGGTCAATGTCTGTGAACTCTGGGAGAGCTCTCGACGCATctggaacacaaaaaaaatacaatatacagAGTTCATGCATCTTTTCCAAGGACAAATCCAAGCACTTTTAAGGCCCATGTTTATGCTTTCTTGTACCTTACAGTAGTGGTAAATctatgcatacatacacaaaggttcaagcactttcaaggatttcaagctcatactgtatatgaaccCTGAAACTAGATAGTCATTTAGAATAATCCTTTGatataataattgtattacATGTGTCAATTCCTTTCCACAATGATGTACCATCATAGCATCAGCATTATCAAACCATTACTTCCATACCTACAATACATCTATTTGGTCACTGAACCCACCTAGGAACTGCTGGTACTGCTGAACCTGGGTGCTGATGTCCACATGCCCTGAcccctgctgctgttgctgctgttggcCGGCTCCTGACGCTGTGCCATTGGTCATTCCTTCCACTTTATGCACAGGTTTCAACCTGGTGGGAACAAGAGGTTTTGTGTGCACAGGACAGGCAAGTTATGGCAGACAGGCAGAAATGATTCTGGTTCAAGACAAACATGATGGCATTTTATCATGTAATATTTGCTTGAAAGTAGTGAGAGACACAAGGAAATCAGCTGTATACAAAATGGATACAGGTGCAAAgatggaaagcagagaaagggATACAGTGGTGTAATGAAGTGTGTGCAAAGGCATTTATGCGTGTACCTCTGTTTCTGCGAGAAGGGCTGCTGCCTCATGGCCAGATGTTGCTGGTCTTCCATCAGACGAAGAAGAGATGAGCCAGCCTTGATCCTCAGTCCATAGTAGTGGTATTTTGAATTACCCCTGTCATGGACAggcaaaacacattttgaatatGTGAATCTCCTGTGTAAggtctttaaaagaaaaataaagaaatgtaaaagGGAAGGATGCATGTTGTCTGTATGAAGTGAACACAATACTTTCATCATCTCAGTGCTGAccgatttaaaatgattttcttttaaatctttcatccaaaatacataaaacacaataacaaagtGGACCTTACTTGAACACATAAAAGCACACTTTTCTAAAAAGTCAGTCTTGTCTAAGCCCTGTGACTTATTTAATTTCCACATCGAGGACAAATAAGGGAGGGCAAACTGCTTGTCTgcactgtttttaatgtttttatttctggcCTTGTCTCCACATTCTCCCCTTTTCTCCCCGTCAaactcactcacccacacacattcTGCCTGTCGTCATctcaacacacattttttcctACATTATCTAAACACTTTGCAAAGCTCCAAAGAGCACTGGAGCTATTCCTGGACACATCTCCCTTATTCTCCTGTAGGAAAACATTGCAGGTGTGCACTAATTGAGGTCTATATCTATATGAATTAGGTGCATACAGATTGCGTCTATGAGACAAATGGAAAGCAAAACAATATCACACCGGGAACTTGCAGATACATTTGTTTCTGGCAACCCATCTTACCGTGTGCCGAGGCGTCGTGTACGTAGCCCCATGAACACAGATCTAATCAGTTTCCCGAAAGAGGCAGCATTAACGGGCTCTAGTTTCTGCTCCTGACAGTGCAGCAGATAGTGACAGTAGAGGGTGGAACGTGGCAGACTCACTCCTTCAGCTGTCTCATAGTTGTCCAGCAACCACTGTACCTGACACACAGGCAATGAAAATACATACAGAGCTGGTGCAGTTAGCAAAGATACTAGATACATAGAatagatagaaaaacacaccttaacatatactgtatataccatatTAAGGTATGCACACATGTGCGCTCTTTCACAAACTCACTTAATACaaagtgcatgcacacacagcttTTTTCATCAACTCCATAACACAAGCACAGAATAATCCATTCAAATATACAGTTTCAATCATTCAGGAATgaacacaaatacatttgtttgcGTGCCGTGGCATACAACTTTGGTATGCAATGAATAAATGACCTGGTATACTGATGGCAGATAACCTAGGTTTGgcaaacatcacatttttatgtgaaTTTCAGATGGACAATACAATCCTGGGGCATTTCAGGCACATACGAAAATGCCCCTTGTCACATGCATGATAtgaacatgatgatgtcatggtttTGTTTTCTATGAGGAGGAAATCACAGTTAAAAATCCTGTATATGACAGCAAGTCTCATTGTGTTCAATAATGGCATCGCATTATATCAGCGGAGTTTAGATTTTGTTGTCTCTAATATGATTCATCatatttttaattgtgttttccaCTTGACAGAACTCAACTATAATATCGTGTTGGTGTGCGCCACCAAAGAGTTGTGTGGATGAGAACAAAACGAGAAGAAAGTCCTGCGCTTGGCGCCTCTGCATACCTTCTTGTCTGCCGACGGCACGCTACTCTCCTCGCCCTCTGTAATACTCACAGTGGCTGGGGAGGCGCGGGCAGTGTGTGAGTAGTTCTGACTGTTGCCGGCTGCCCCTCCACTGCTGCCGCCCAACATGTAACCCCCCTGGATCACATAGCTGCCTGCTGTGCCACCATTGGTGCCTGCCCCATCCCCTGCCCCGTTGGTGGTGCCCCCCGTGGTCACCACTGTGGCCCCTCCCCCGGCAGCACTTGTAGGCTGGGCCACAAACATGGACACGCCCCCCGTCGTGCCAGTGGTCACAGAGACCGTTAAAGGAGTGCCGGGGGTAGAAGCCTGTGAGCCTGATGTTGGCTGACCTTCATAATACTGGGCAGCTGTGGTTTGGGTGTACAGAGGTGTGTCAGTGTAAGGGAAGGCGCTGGAGCGACtagaaaaaagaaatggaaagatCTGTTAGAAAACTATGAGCtatacaaaaatgtaaatgttctatACGTCTGTTAGAAAATGAAGGTAGCCTTTTATTCTAACATGGTGCTGGTGGTGTAGTTGGTGTCTCCTCCTTCGACATACTGCACTTGATTGGTGTAAACATGTTGGACTGGCACTGGTGTGAGCTGCTGGACCTGaggagtgcacacacacacaaacacacataaaacattgACTTGCATGTGATTCACACTTGtgccatttgtattttgtacaATGTCAACTTTTTACATATCCTTTGCAAAAACCCTGGATAACGTGTATGTGGTGTTTGCAGGGCATAGTGAATGACAGCCCTGCTGTCAGCTGGTTTTCCCTGCTTAAAAAACGGTCATTTatcaatccatccatttatCTCACTAGCTCATATGAACTGTGTCATCATTGCCGCATCAAAGCAGCTTTCACAGACTTTCCATgatatttctaaaaaaaaaaaactgtccttGTTACAGGCAGATTCTCTGCTCCCATAGCTCCTCTGAAATTGTCTCCCTTAAGTCCCTGACCCACTTGAAAAGTTGTTACAGTAGTTGTAACTTGCAGTGGTGGCTGTTCTGGGGCTGAGCTGGTGAATGCAGTGTAGGCTTGTGTCTCTTTCCCTACCAGTGACTGGTAATAGTGCAGGAGATCCATGGGGAAGTAGAGGGACTTGCATCTGAAGTCTCTTATGTCATATGCTGATGTCCACATCATGCACCTTAGCTGTCCTATCACATATACCTGCCATTCTTGTAGATTTTCATCCCTGGCTAACGCTGTTGACTCTGTAGTAATAAGGAGATGGAAGCCAACAGAGGCAGATTCGACCACAGATTTGATAAGCTATCAATTAGCAAGCCAAAATGTACAGATGTTATTCAGctggttttttttacttacatcCTGACTGATGTGAACAGGCTGTAGACTGGTGACACTGAGCTGGGTTCCTGGCTCGGTCTTAGCTATCTGAGAGGTGGCCTGCACCACAGACCTCTGCTGAGATAAAGACCACATCGTTTTAAGAGTCAAGGAAACAGCAATTTCACGTTGTGCTCGTCTGTGTGTATGCGCTTTGGTGAGTGTCGATTACCTGTTGAGCCGTCTGTACCTGCTGAACAACTTGTGTAGGAACTCCTGTCTGCACCACAGCTGGAGGTGGACTAGAGTCCGACACACTGTCACTTGAGTGAAGGGAGCCCTCTGAAGGACAAAGAGCGAATGTTAATACGCAAAAACTGATGACGTGactattttgttttcatgaagtGGACAATAAGCCGCCTGTAAATGCACCACAACTTTCATAAGCATGGTAGCTGAGGATTTCTCTTCAAAACAAGTGCTAATGAAGTGTCACATGTTAACGTTCTACACCATCCATTCAGTGATACATCTACGATTACAattaaaaacttttaaaatgataaaggTCACTAGTAGACATTTGAGTCTACTAGTGTTAAAGaagttagtgttagtgttaaaGAAATATCATAGTACCTGTGACTGTAACAACAATGTACTGAGGAGTGCTTTGGGCATTTCCAGACTGTGATGGGGAGCTCTGGATTTCTGCAGTCACATACTGAGTCTGAGCTGACTGGACCTGCGCCGTGGACTGAGCTTGACCACCAGCTGCAGACTTCTGAGCAGCAATGGACGAGGCTTGTTCAGTGGGTGCAGATTGGCATGTGGGTGTGACAACCGTAGGAGTAGCCACGGTAGTCTGAATCTCAGCCAGGAATTGAGGCGCAGTTGCAGTGGTGGAGCTGGTTTGCCCTGATATGACAGTGACAGTAGTTCCTTGGGATTGCGCTGCTGGCTGGATCTCACCCACATAGCCTGAGGTGGCCATTATGAGAGCTGGGAATCACCctataaaaaagacaaatttaaAAGGGACAAATTATCTATCAAGTAAATATTATTGGTCAACCCAGGATTAACAttgataaatatacagtaaagtTTCCAGGTTATCTTTGGTAAAAACAGTAAAGAGTTGCTTACTCTTACTCTACTGTACAATCATAACACATTAGGCACAGAGAGCAAAACAGGTACACTTCTACATTTTGGTTAAGGACACAGGATAAGGATTCAGAtttaataaatcacacattttagtAAAATATTACTTTTAAAAGGTGTAGGCGTATTGAAGTACAAAATCATTCACTAACATTTTGGAAACAATCACAACTCAAAGTTGTGAAATGAAACGAGGCAAGTGGTGTTTGTTCTATTTCTAAAATAAGATCTGAAGAATCAGTTTGCAGTCAACAGTTCACATCTGAGCAACACTGTGGCAGACTTGTTGATGGTATGGCTAATGTGCAGGGGACGAGCAATGACGAGAACAAGTATGTTGGTGTCTCGTTACTTGTAATATGATCCTACGACATATGCCCTTTcatatataatgttataatgtcaTTGGAACTATACAACATGATAAGAATGCCTTACCACGTTGCATTAATATTGCAGtagattttttgttgttatgttttgtgtcactgtgaaGGGATAGCACTTAATACTTGATAATAacctatacatatttatacataaaaatCATTCTATCCATAATTCgacaattattacaataaatgtatatgttgaggaatttaattaattttgtggTTTTGAACTTCTttgtggacagaaaacaacGAACGCGTGTTAAATGGACAATCTGAGACACATCTGAGTTAAAACACAAGGTTTTTTATACATGTCATATCCCAAAGTGTGTTTAGGAAATGCATCCATTATATGCATATATCTTGATTGTTATATTGATGTGGAAGAAAATAGTACTGCAGTAGATAGTTGGGAACGTTGtgtaaaatgtgcataaaaacagaatACAATGATATGCAAATCCTTTTCAACCAATATTCAATTGTATACATTACAAAGACAATATATTTAATTGTTAAAACTgaaactttgtttatttttgcaaatattCACTCATTTTGACTTTAATGCCTGCAACATGTTCCAAAAAAGCTGGGACAGGGGCATGTTATTACTTTTCCTTTTGACAACACTCAGTAAACTTGTGGGAACTGAGGAAACTGATTGTTGAAGCTTTGAAGGTGGAATTCTTTCACATTCTTGCTTGATGTACAACTTCAGTTGTTCAACAGTCGTCTTATTTTGTGCTTCGTTATGCGCTGCACGTTTTCAATGGGAGACAGGTGTGCACTACAGGCAGGCCAGTCTAGTACCCACACTGTTACAACGAAGCCACGCTGCACGTGTCTTGACATCGTCTTGCTGAAATAAGCAGGGAAGTCCCTGTAAAAGACGTTGCTTGGGTGGCAGCATATGTTGCTCCAAAAACATATATGTTCTTTCAGCGTTAATGGTGCTTTCACAGATGTG of Solea solea chromosome 16, fSolSol10.1, whole genome shotgun sequence contains these proteins:
- the rfx1a gene encoding MHC class II regulatory factor RFX1a isoform X4, which gives rise to MATSGYVGEIQPAAQSQGTTVTVISGQTSSTTATAPQFLAEIQTTVATPTVVTPTCQSAPTEQASSIAAQKSAAGGQAQSTAQVQSAQTQYVTAEIQSSPSQSGNAQSTPQYIVVTVTEGSLHSSDSVSDSSPPPAVVQTGVPTQVVQQVQTAQQQRSVVQATSQIAKTEPGTQLSVTSLQPVHISQDVQQLTPVPVQHVYTNQVQYVEGGDTNYTTSTIRSSAFPYTDTPLYTQTTAAQYYEGQPTSGSQASTPGTPLTVSVTTGTTGGVSMFVAQPTSAAGGGATVVTTGGTTNGAGDGAGTNGGTAGSYVIQGGYMLGGSSGGAAGNSQNYSHTARASPATVQWLLDNYETAEGVSLPRSTLYCHYLLHCQEQKLEPVNAASFGKLIRSVFMGLRTRRLGTRGNSKYHYYGLRIKAGSSLLRLMEDQQHLAMRQQPFSQKQRLKPVHKVEGMTNGTASGAGQQQQQQQGSGHVDISTQVQQYQQFLDASRALPEFTDIDLQGKSLPEGIELEHIKSFQLLYREHCEAILDVMVNLQFTLVETLWKTFWRFSQSQAGDATLAVHDESEKRLPKSCLVLLCKYEPVLRWSRDCDNSLYQGLVEILIPDVLRPIPSALTQAIRNFAKSLESWLTNAMMNIPEEMVRIKVTSANAFAQTLRRYTSLNHLAQAARAVLQNTAQINQMLSDLNRVDFANVQEQASWVCRCEDRVVQRLEQDFKLTLQQQNSLEQWAAWLDGVVSQVLKPYQHSPAFPKAAKLFLLKWSFYSSMVIRDLTLRSAASFGSFHLIRLLYDEYMYYLIEHRVAQAKGETPIAVMGEFASLGRGLNHLDPDKEEEEEEEEESDDEGQELSLQSDAAVLGEESLEPPAKLARTDQRILFTAGQADN
- the rfx1a gene encoding MHC class II regulatory factor RFX1a isoform X2; the encoded protein is MATSGYVGEIQPAAQSQGTTVTVISGQTSSTTATAPQFLAEIQTTVATPTVVTPTCQSAPTEQASSIAAQKSAAGGQAQSTAQVQSAQTQYVTAEIQSSPSQSGNAQSTPQYIVVTVTEGSLHSSDSVSDSSPPPAVVQTGVPTQVVQQVQTAQQRSVVQATSQIAKTEPGTQLSVTSLQPVHISQDVQQLTPVPVQHVYTNQVQYVEGGDTNYTTSTIRSSAFPYTDTPLYTQTTAAQYYEGQPTSGSQASTPGTPLTVSVTTGTTGGVSMFVAQPTSAAGGGATVVTTGGTTNGAGDGAGTNGGTAGSYVIQGGYMLGGSSGGAAGNSQNYSHTARASPATVSITEGEESSVPSADKKVQWLLDNYETAEGVSLPRSTLYCHYLLHCQEQKLEPVNAASFGKLIRSVFMGLRTRRLGTRGNSKYHYYGLRIKAGSSLLRLMEDQQHLAMRQQPFSQKQRLKPVHKVEGMTNGTASGAGQQQQQQQGSGHVDISTQVQQYQQFLDASRALPEFTDIDLQGKSLPEGIELEHIKSFQLLYREHCEAILDVMVNLQFTLVETLWKTFWRFSQSQAGDATLAVHDESEKRLPKSCLVLLCKYEPVLRWSRDCDNSLYQGLVEILIPDVLRPIPSALTQAIRNFAKSLESWLTNAMMNIPEEMVRIKVTSANAFAQTLRRYTSLNHLAQAARAVLQNTAQINQMLSDLNRVDFANVQEQASWVCRCEDRVVQRLEQDFKLTLQQQNSLEQWAAWLDGVVSQVLKPYQHSPAFPKAAKLFLLKWSFYSSMVIRDLTLRSAASFGSFHLIRLLYDEYMYYLIEHRVAQAKGETPIAVMGEFASLGRGLNHLDPDKEEEEEEEEESDDEGQELSLQSDAAVLGEESLEPPAKLARTDQRILFTAGQADN
- the rfx1a gene encoding MHC class II regulatory factor RFX1a isoform X1 — translated: MATSGYVGEIQPAAQSQGTTVTVISGQTSSTTATAPQFLAEIQTTVATPTVVTPTCQSAPTEQASSIAAQKSAAGGQAQSTAQVQSAQTQYVTAEIQSSPSQSGNAQSTPQYIVVTVTEGSLHSSDSVSDSSPPPAVVQTGVPTQVVQQVQTAQQQRSVVQATSQIAKTEPGTQLSVTSLQPVHISQDVQQLTPVPVQHVYTNQVQYVEGGDTNYTTSTIRSSAFPYTDTPLYTQTTAAQYYEGQPTSGSQASTPGTPLTVSVTTGTTGGVSMFVAQPTSAAGGGATVVTTGGTTNGAGDGAGTNGGTAGSYVIQGGYMLGGSSGGAAGNSQNYSHTARASPATVSITEGEESSVPSADKKVQWLLDNYETAEGVSLPRSTLYCHYLLHCQEQKLEPVNAASFGKLIRSVFMGLRTRRLGTRGNSKYHYYGLRIKAGSSLLRLMEDQQHLAMRQQPFSQKQRLKPVHKVEGMTNGTASGAGQQQQQQQGSGHVDISTQVQQYQQFLDASRALPEFTDIDLQGKSLPEGIELEHIKSFQLLYREHCEAILDVMVNLQFTLVETLWKTFWRFSQSQAGDATLAVHDESEKRLPKSCLVLLCKYEPVLRWSRDCDNSLYQGLVEILIPDVLRPIPSALTQAIRNFAKSLESWLTNAMMNIPEEMVRIKVTSANAFAQTLRRYTSLNHLAQAARAVLQNTAQINQMLSDLNRVDFANVQEQASWVCRCEDRVVQRLEQDFKLTLQQQNSLEQWAAWLDGVVSQVLKPYQHSPAFPKAAKLFLLKWSFYSSMVIRDLTLRSAASFGSFHLIRLLYDEYMYYLIEHRVAQAKGETPIAVMGEFASLGRGLNHLDPDKEEEEEEEEESDDEGQELSLQSDAAVLGEESLEPPAKLARTDQRILFTAGQADN